CTCTCCCTTTGATGCAGGGACTTTTAAACTCGAACTATCCCTTCCAGAAGAATACCCAATGGCAGCACCTAAAGTACGTTACATGACCAAAATTTATCATCCTAATGTAGACAAGTTGGGAAAAATATGTTTAGATATTTTGAAAGATAAgtggtccccagcactgcagatCCGGACAGTTCTGCTATCAATCCAGACTTTGTTAAGAGCTCCTAATCCAGATGATCCATTAGCAAACGATGTAGCTGAGCAGTGGAAGAGCAATGAAGCCCAAGCCATAGAAACAGCGAGAGCATGGACAAGGCTCTATGCCATGAACAACATTTAAGTCGATCAGATCATCAAGTGTACACCACTTCTCCTGTTCCACCAAGACTTCttactttttttgtttgcatttaataGACACAGTCTTAGAAACATTACGGAATAAAAGCCCAGGCATCTTCATCTTTGGCGATTACATGCACATTTGCAGACCTGTCTTGTCCTGATTGGCTGTTGTAAAGCATGAGCAGAGCCTGGAAGCATCACCCTGGTTGCTGAGAAGCAGGACTCTCTGCTTTGACTCCTTTCCCCCTTATGGTCTAAATGCAAGGCGCTGTGAATGAAGGTAGCTGTCAGGTTAGCTGCCAGGGGCatgggtatttttattttattttttagggggaaagtagttttaattaaattttatggcctcctttcccctccactcTCTTAAGGAATCTAATTGCAGTGGTTAAATGGACGTAACCAGCTGTTTAGAATATGCTCTGTAGCCAAGTCCAACCTTAGACGCTGTAGATGGACAAGCTTGATTGTCTGATCCAAAATGGGAACATTAAATAAACATCACAGCCCTCACTAATAACATTGTGACTTTGCTCTCAAGTGTAGATTCTCTGCCCCCTCTCCCAGCCCccaaaggacaaagaaaaagCTTGTGACCATTTTGTATGGAGTGTCTGGAAACTTCTGTAAATCTTATGttttagtaaaatattttttgttattctaaaattAAAGACTGtgaaaacttttttaaatttaattttattttaaatcttttctttttaaaatttatttacatatagTGTAATGTAATTATTAAAGTTAATTATTTATAAAACTATCATAaattttttctaataaaataagcaTCACACACGAACATTTGTGTAAGGGAAATTTACTGTACACAGCCCCGCACCTTTCTCAGAATTTCTTTCGTCGTCTCATTACATGAAATCTGTTCAGTAGAAGCCACCAGGGGGCGCCTGAGCGCTGTCCTCCACCTGTGTCCTGTGTAAGGAGCGCTGGCCGCAGGTGAGACTGGAAAACAGACGTCTCCAGGAGTGCGCGTTcaacaggagaaagagaaacttcAACAAAGAGGGAACAAGACAGTGGGGATGAGCCATTCACTTCTGTGAACAAGAGACTGCGACTTTCACACCTTCTACCCCGGCAGTACCTTCACATCCCCAGTCGGTGACTCCCCTGGACCTGTGCAGAGCGACGCCATGACAGGCACCGACGCACAGGCTGCCGGTCTATGTCCTGCTGTGGAAATCTCCTTCAGTCACGAGGAGGAGTTTTCTGTAAAATCACGTCCTCAGGAGGAACAGAAATGACCAGGACCCACGACTCCATCCCGGTCTCCACTGCAGCCGCCAgggcccttcctcctccctgcccgCGCCTGTGCGACATCAGAAGAATAAGAGGAAAGGGTTGGCCCGGCGAGCACCTACCACAAGTCCAGCTCGGCGGTGTGGGGCTCTAATTCCCCTGAATCCTGATTAAATGTCAGCTCCGCATTCTAAAGGACAGGGACGAAGGAAGAGACCTGTGGGCATTTGAGCAAACTGTTTACTTTAGAAAGTGTTTCTGGTcctgacgccatccctgccccgaACACCGTGGGCAGGCGGTCCCCGCCGCGCCCCTCCACCTGCACAGCGGCTGAGGACACTCGGCCCGCGAGGTCCGCGTGAAAATGGCTGCCGTTGGCCCATGAGGAGCGGCCCTGTCAGGTgcggccttcttggaggaagttcGTCACTGTGGCTTCGAGAGTTCAGGAGCTCAAGCCGGGCCTAGTTGCTCCGTTTCTCTTCTTGACGCCTGTCAatcgtgatgataatggactaaacctgtgaactgtaagccaaccctaaCTAAGtatcttcctttataagagttgctatgtccacggtgtctcttcacgacaggagaaaccccaactaagacaccacCCATTTGATTTGGGGACCTTCTTGGTTAGGTTTTCTGGGATCCAAACTGAGGGCGTGGGAAAGTTCTGAGGCAGGCGGGCCTCTTACctgttcctttattttattttttgagacagagcatcactatgtagctcaggctggcctcaagcttgcaatccccctgcctcagcttcttgattGCTGTTCTTATAGCTATGCAGCATCGCACCTGGACAGACTCACAGACTTCACTCTGGAAACCTCAAGGTTTCTGAACAATCGGCAAATGGGTTGAGGTTGGTTAAATAGTCCAGtccttgtttgtatgtttttccaATATTTAATCGGCTCAGTGTCTCGGCTCAGAGATGCTCGGAGGTAGGAAATTGTGAGGTGAGAAATGGCCAGTGCAGCACATTGACAGCCGTGAGGACCGACGGCTCGATAGATCGAGTGGTAATCAGCTGACTGCCAGTCCCACCATCAGGCAGCCCTCGCACTGGAGCTGTGCAGGAGTCAACAACCCCAGAATTCCTGGCCACTTCCAGGATGTCCTCGTGCTCAGAGCCCCATTAAGTAATTAATATTTACTATGAGGACCTTGGGCCACCAAGAGGAGTAATTATGCTCTTTACTCTGATTCCTAAGGCAGGCGCTTACATAATACACTTAATTAACATTAAAAACCATTAACACTTACTGAACTCTGTGTGCCGGGACTTGTGTTCCATGCTTTATAGGAATTATCTCATTGTAGAAATATTCCCATATAAAACAGctttaaccaaaaatattttggtACTTAAGCTTTAGTTGGCTGAAAATTGTACATATATGGATGTTGGACCCTCCTGGGCCATGTCAGTGGCTGCCCCTGCTGAGCCTGGCCGGTGCCTTGgtagccttttgttcctaacacaGGAACATCCTGGCCTTTCTGTTTGGCCATGGTGGATTAACCCAGTCAGTAAGATCTTTTCAAGTCAGTGCTGGGTTaaggtttctgttttcctgctgagaatgtaaacttgtttcTCCATTGTGCTCTCACTGGTGGGCTTGGGGTATAacttctgtgaacctcagtaaaagTTTTGGCATTTTCATAACACAAATGATCGGAGTATGTGTTTTCTCTTAAACCTTGCAGGCCTACGCCTGGTTCGTGGTACCATGGCAGCCCAGGTGTCATCATGTGGAAAACACATTTACTAAGGAGGCTTTGATTAAATGGTGGCTTCCATGTTCTCCTTTGGACTGGGTGTGTGCATAAACACATTAGTCCTGGCAAGTGCATTCAGTATGTATTTTTGTACTGTGCTCTGTCCTTCAGTAGCACATGGGAAATGCCTGTCGAGACTCCAGTGGAATAGCAAACCTTATGTGTGCTGTTTTTCTGTACATGGATGTTGATGATTAACTTTAGCCTATACATTAAACACAACAACAGGTTAACAGCCATTTTAACTGAATCCTACAGTAAAAGTGACGCAAATCGGCTGTTTTACCCTTAAAATATTATGTGCACTGTTCTTCCTGTGATGATGTGGGATGGCAACGCCACTCCATAGTAAGATAAAGGTAGCGAGAGAACACAGCACTGTGGTAGCAATGGGCTTCTACGGAAGTTATCTGAACACAGAGCTGCAGTGACAGTAGATTTGGGACAGAGACAGCGATGGAGCAACACATGGGTGGGTGACATACACAGACTGGATACAGACAAAGGGATGGTTTGCATCTTAGGTGTGAGACCGAGAAAGACAGCGCAAAACTGTGCTGAGGGCTTCTCTGTTCCTAAGCTACTCCTGGCACAGAACTCATACAGCTTTGCAGGGGACACCTGCACTGCTCAGGTTGCCTTCCACCTCCACCTTGGTCCCACTTCTCTGAGCTTCTGCAGCCCTCACTTCCTGTCCACTGGGTGAGTCGAGCTCTGCTACTCATCTCTCATGTTCACAGCCCCTTCTTCTCAGGCTCTTCTGCTCACTCCTCCGATGCTGGTTTGTCACTCCTCCATTCGTCTCCTGAGAGCTTCACTTTTCTCATATGAACCACAGGGATTATACCACTCTCACATATTGTGCATTACTCTAAATAACATGCAAAGAGATTGCCACACTAATGTTATTATCTGAGTGCACTTTGTATAAGATCCAATGCTATAAAATATGGTTTtcatatcacatttatttttaaagtttttgacaaaaattattaattttgttgTGTGTACAGTGATGGTGAATGTGGGGGCACATACATATTATGGCACATGTGTGAAGATCAGGGTAACTTTGTGGAATTGGTTCTGTTTACCTTTGCATGAGCTCTGGGACTTGCATTCAGGTTTATAAGGTAAGAGCTTTTCTATCCTCTCTGAGCCATGTTGCCAGGCCTCACATAGCTTTCTGGAAGTGTATTTTTAGGGATAAACATGGAACTATCTGCACAGCCTAAGCCTTGACCAGGGACCCATCTGCTGCTTCTGCATTGTCAGCCTTAGCCCCTAAGCCAGCCTTCTCCAAAGACCTAGACACTCAGATTGTTTTCTCAATGATTGAGCCGCATGTCTCCCAACAAGGAACTAACAGGACAGTCAAATTATGTGTTCCCTGAATTACGTTTCTGAGTCTGAAGCATTAGAAAAGTATTTTGCTTTCCAAAACATATTCTGTACTTTACAAGCATTAGTTACTGTTGCTTGTAAAACAGCAGAGCCAGCCTGATACATAAGTACGTGAGGTCAAACACAAGTCAAATTGCTTTTTTACTTTCAAATCCCCAATCGTTATTTAGCTGTCATGTTCTTACCCTTTCTGTAGATGTTGGCACTGTTTACAATGAATTCCAACCATAAATTTATAAGAGCTACCCCCACTTGAAAGCAgcccccttccctcccatcctttttcttccctctcttgtctccttttcttttctgctctttctgttttatttttgagacaaggtctccatatgcagctcaggttggcctcaaactctccacTCTTCTGCCTTAATGTCCAAGCTCTAGACATGTAGGCACGTCATACCACATGCGTGTATGGCAACCTTTTCATTCAGATTCTCTTTTCTGCAGTAGTGGTGGCTTTTCCTTTATATAAAAGCTAAACctaactttctttccttctccaattatttttaaatttttaatttaattaattacttaatttttatgATTTCCTTCTATTCCCAGGACCTCTCCTAGGAAAGACAGAACAAATCGTGGCGCTCCTGGGCTCAGAACGAATTACAGATAGAAATCCCGAGAGTTTGCTGTGGCGTTCAAGGCCCTTGGAGCCATCTGGAAGGGgtttttctgcttcctgttgaTGTTTTCCACCCACACGGGGCTGCCTCCCCTGTCTGCCCAGTGCCCACAAGGAGCCCTCAGGCCCTGACATTCCTCACTGGCTCATTGCTTCTTTCTCCATCtggactctctctcctctcagcaCCACGTCCTGTCCCatcctctcccatcctctcccatcctttctttttttgtttttgtttttgttttttttttttctttttctttttttcggagctggggactgaacccagggccttgcgtttgctaggcaagcgctctaccactgagctaaatccccaaccccttagtccAGCTTTTGATAAGGGATCATCAAGTTTAGTGAGAACCAATCATCGTTTACCTGAGTCTCAAGCACACCTGGGGTTTTGACAATGGGAGAGTGGCCATCTAGACAGTGAACATAGCTACATCAGGATCATGGCATTTAGGCTGCCCTAAGAGCTgtgttacaaaagaacacataagGCAAATGGCCCTGAAGGAAACCCCCTGGTGCATTGTTTactttgaataaaaataacaaagcccTTTCTTGCTTGTGAATTACTGTGTCAGGCACTTAACCATCCTCTCTGTGCACACAGCAGACTGCAgctttgttaattatttttaatagattcCCACCAACTTCTTGGAATccttttctgtttcaaaaaacaaaaactaaaaaatagaTGGTAGCTGACAGGAATCGTGGTCATATTCTCAATGATTGTGCTAGAAGCATTTTATAGTAAGTGGATTTTGAATGTGGAAGACTGTGTGAACTCTGTGGCTAAGTTGGGGTGAGATGACTTAATGGAGGGTGCTATGCACTCACATTTGAATCAACTCAAGGTCTGTCTCATAAAAATGTCCAAACCATGCCTGGGTTGCTAGTGTTTGAGTTGGACCTTCCCATTTTTCTTCTTGTGTTAGACTTGAATGATAAGAAACCTCATGCAGTTTGGAAAGGCAGGCTTGTCAGAGGCCATCGTCCTGGATGTTGTGGCTCAGATGTGTTCACAAGTCTCTCCACATTGCTGGCTGCATGCGCACAGAAGCCATAAAGCTTTCCTAGGGGCTCTCATTTTGTGCACGCGGCAGAAATCTGGTACCCCCTACTGTTAGCCCACTTGGTCTTTCAGGCAGCCATCCTGACCACTGTGCTCTCTGCTCCTGGCAACCATGCTCCCTTCTCATCTAAAAGTCACAGAGCTTCTAATTTTATCTTAGAAGTTTAAAACTCAGAATGTGCAGAATGACTACTCTTCTCCTCATCAAATCCAGACAGGTCATACGCATCTGCTTCTATACCCAAATTCAccctacatcacacacacacactcacacattcacacactcatacgcactcacacaaagacacacaaactcatatatatatatatatatatatatatatatatatatatatatatgagtcaGTCAGCTCtaggatctgtctgtctccctcataCTCCACGATACTGAGGTTACAGACACATTGGCACCACGCCTAATTTGCAGGTGGGTTctgggcatttgaactcaggtcctcatgcttgcacaaaagtcatttcaccactgagccatctcttctgtcccTCTAATTTGTTGACCTGAGACAAAAGCCTGGCAGCTTAAAAcaaagactttttttctttttttttttttcggagctggggaccgaacccagggccttgcgcttgctaggcaagcgctctaccactgagctaaatccccaaccccaaaacaaagattttttttataatgCATTTTTCCACCAGCAGGCTGTCAAGATTTTTCCAACGTTTTGATTCTTTAATTGGTAGAGAAAATAAAGCTGACCAAGTCTCCTAAATggtaatataataataacaataataataataataataataataataataatataagggtgctgcttactgccttgttcacTGTGGTCTGCTTAGCCTGCTTTTCTATAGCACAAGGGACCCCCCAGCCCATCCATGGCCCCATCCACaatgccctcccacatcaatggctgatgaagaaaatgccttacaggcttgcctgcaaCCCAGTCTTATGgaacatttttaaattgtggttctctcctctgagatgactccagtttgtgtcaaattgacataaaactaaccagaacATGAATGTTGACTGAAAAAATTCTGAAGAATAAACTGATAATGGAAatctgatttcctttttttttttttttttaagattttttttttctgag
This is a stretch of genomic DNA from Rattus norvegicus strain BN/NHsdMcwi chromosome 14, GRCr8, whole genome shotgun sequence. It encodes these proteins:
- the LOC100910895 gene encoding ubiquitin-conjugating enzyme E2 N-like; its protein translation is MAGLPHRIIKETQHLLAELITSLKAEPDESSACYFHVVIAGPQDSPFDAGTFKLELSLPEEYPMAAPKVRYMTKIYHPNVDKLGKICLDILKDKWSPALQIRTVLLSIQTLLRAPNPDDPLANDVAEQWKSNEAQAIETARAWTRLYAMNNI